One genomic segment of Culex pipiens pallens isolate TS unplaced genomic scaffold, TS_CPP_V2 Cpp_Un0056, whole genome shotgun sequence includes these proteins:
- the LOC120431804 gene encoding uncharacterized protein LOC120431804 produces the protein NTKTPKHQNTKTPKHQNTKTPPKPKTPKHQNTKTPNTKTPKHQN, from the exons aacaccaaaacaccaaaacaccaaaacaccaaaacaccaaaacaccaaaacaccaaaacacca ccaaaacccaaaacaccaaaacaccaaaacaccaaaacaccaaacaccaaaacaccaaaacaccaaaac
- the LOC120431805 gene encoding uncharacterized proline-rich protein-like translates to TPPTNPTPTPPTPPPHHPPPTPHPQPPTHPPHTPTPPPPTPPPQHPNHPTTPPPPPPTPPPQPPNHPPPPPHHNPTPTP, encoded by the exons accccacccaccaaccccacccccacaccacccacacccccaccccaccacccccccccaacaccacacccc caaccacccacccacccaccccacacccccacaccccccccccccaccccacccccccaacaccccaaccaccccaccacacccccacccccaccacccaccccaCCACCACAACCCCCCAaccacccacccccaccaccccaccacaaccccacccccacccca